One genomic window of Streptomyces sp. WP-1 includes the following:
- a CDS encoding M15 family metallopeptidase — protein MAEIILMSDPKVAAVPVRECGERLVDVRRDGRLRIDARKVDGDGAYARLREGVFERLLKAQELLPEGLRLLFVEGYRPPSLQRRYFEEYRAELSAAHPDWPTELVRSAASRYVSPPEIAPHSAGAAVDLTLVDADGQELDMGTAMNADPEASAGACYTRAADISDTARAHRDILTSALTAAGLVNYPTEWWHWSYGDRYWALTTGAPAALYGPRDLG, from the coding sequence ATGGCTGAGATCATCTTGATGTCCGATCCGAAGGTCGCCGCCGTGCCCGTGCGGGAGTGCGGTGAGCGGCTGGTGGATGTGCGCCGTGACGGCCGGCTGCGGATCGACGCGCGCAAGGTGGACGGGGACGGAGCGTACGCCCGGCTGCGCGAGGGTGTGTTCGAACGGCTGCTCAAGGCACAGGAGTTGCTGCCCGAGGGGCTGCGGCTGCTCTTCGTCGAGGGGTACCGGCCGCCGTCCCTCCAGCGACGCTATTTCGAGGAGTACCGCGCGGAGTTGAGCGCCGCCCACCCCGACTGGCCCACCGAGCTGGTGCGTTCGGCGGCGAGCCGCTACGTCTCGCCGCCCGAGATCGCGCCGCACAGCGCCGGGGCGGCCGTCGATCTCACGCTCGTCGACGCCGACGGCCAGGAACTGGACATGGGAACGGCGATGAACGCCGACCCGGAGGCCAGCGCGGGCGCCTGCTACACCAGGGCCGCCGACATCAGCGACACGGCCCGCGCCCACCGCGACATCCTGACCTCGGCCCTGACCGCCGCCGGCCTGGTGAACTACCCCACGGAATGGTGGCATTGGTCGTACGGCGACCGGTACTGGGCCCTGACGACGGGGGCTCCGGCGGCACTCTACGGCCCGAGGGACCTCGGGTAG
- a CDS encoding thioesterase II family protein, whose product MTTACPTGDPWVRRFHPAPRTPARLVCFPHAGGSATFYFPLSAALRGVADVVAVQYPGRQDRHAEKGIETIAELADRAHEALQPYADRPLTFFGHSMGAIVAFEVARRFERDGEGPVHLFASARRAPSAYAGENVHQRDDDGIITEMRRLSGTDARLLDDEEIVRMILPALRSDYTAVETYRATPATVIATPITALTGDSDPRVTPEEAHAWRGHTTGPFDLRIFPGGHFYLSEQIPELSELLRTRLTA is encoded by the coding sequence GTGACGACAGCCTGCCCGACCGGCGACCCGTGGGTGCGCCGCTTCCACCCGGCGCCGCGGACGCCCGCCCGGCTGGTGTGCTTCCCGCACGCCGGCGGCTCGGCGACCTTCTACTTCCCGCTCTCCGCAGCCCTGCGCGGCGTGGCCGACGTGGTCGCGGTGCAGTACCCGGGACGTCAGGACCGGCACGCGGAGAAGGGCATCGAGACCATCGCGGAGCTGGCGGACCGCGCGCACGAGGCGCTACAGCCGTACGCGGACCGCCCGTTGACGTTCTTCGGGCACAGCATGGGAGCCATCGTCGCCTTCGAGGTGGCCCGCCGCTTCGAACGCGACGGCGAGGGCCCCGTCCACCTCTTCGCCTCCGCGCGCCGCGCCCCGTCCGCCTACGCGGGCGAGAACGTGCACCAGCGGGACGACGACGGCATCATCACCGAGATGCGGCGGCTCAGCGGCACGGACGCCCGGCTCCTGGACGACGAGGAGATCGTCCGGATGATCCTCCCCGCCCTGCGCAGCGACTACACCGCCGTCGAGACCTACCGGGCCACGCCCGCCACCGTCATCGCCACCCCCATCACCGCCCTCACCGGCGACTCGGACCCCCGCGTCACCCCCGAGGAGGCCCACGCCTGGCGCGGCCACACCACCGGCCCCTTCGACCTGCGGATCTTCCCCGGCGGCCACTTCTACCTCTCCGAGCAGATCCCCGAACTGTCGGAACTCCTGCGGACCCGGCTGACGGCCTGA
- a CDS encoding cold shock domain-containing protein, whose translation MLMTGKVLRFDEVRGYGFIAPSEPGEDVFMHANDLLDEKYLYHEGSEVEFHMERGEKGPKASQIRLVYQPSSHRLPNRPVFSDGSATAERPAAAPSGEGTGAGRFRTELTEVLVTSVDSLTAAQIRQVRERVVELAREKGWLTA comes from the coding sequence GTGCTGATGACCGGCAAGGTGCTGCGTTTCGACGAGGTCCGCGGATACGGGTTCATCGCCCCTTCCGAACCGGGCGAGGACGTCTTCATGCACGCGAACGATCTGCTGGACGAGAAGTACCTCTACCACGAGGGCAGCGAGGTCGAATTCCACATGGAGAGAGGGGAGAAGGGCCCGAAGGCCTCCCAGATCCGGCTGGTCTACCAGCCCTCCTCGCACCGCCTGCCCAACCGCCCGGTCTTCTCCGACGGCTCCGCCACCGCCGAACGCCCCGCCGCCGCGCCGTCCGGCGAGGGCACCGGCGCGGGCCGCTTCCGCACCGAGCTGACCGAGGTCCTGGTCACCTCGGTCGACTCCCTCACGGCCGCGCAGATCCGCCAGGTCAGGGAGCGTGTCGTCGAACTGGCCCGGGAAAAGGGCTGGTTGACCGCCTGA